The DNA segment AAGAACTACACGGGGGATCGGCTCAACTTCGGGCTCGCGGCGGAGCTGGCGCGAGCGGAGGGGATTCCGACGGAAGTGGTGGTGGTGGCGGACGACGTGGCGCTGCGGGACACGGTGGAGCCCGAGCGGCGCCGGGGCATTGCTGGCGTGGTGCTGGTGCACAAGGTGGCGGGGGCCGCGGCGGCGGCGGGAGCGTCGCTGGCGGAGGTGGCGCGCGAGGCCTCCGAAGCGGCTGCGGCGCTGGGCAGCATGGGCGTGGCGCTGGGGCCGTGCACGGTGCCAGCGGCGGGCCGGCCGGGCTTCACGTTGGGGGAGGGCGAGGTGGAGTTGGGGCTGGGCATCCACGGCGAGCAGGGCGTGCGTCGCGTGGCGTTGCAGCCCGCGGACGTGCTGGCGGACACGTTGTTGTCGACCATCGTGGAGGACCGGAAGGTGGCCCGGGGCGACCGGGTGGCGTTGATGGTGAATGGGCTGGGAGGGACGCCGCCCATGGAGCTGGCCATCGTGACGCGCCGGGCGCTGGCGTTCCTGGCGGAGCGAGGCGTGACGGTGGAGCGCGCGTGGCAGGGCACGTTCCTGTCGGCGTTGGAGATGCCGGGGTGTTCGCTGACGTTGCTGAAGGTGGATGACTCGCGGCTCGCGCGGTTGGACGCGCCGACGGAGGCGCCAGCGTGGCCGGGTCGGGGGCAGGTGGTGACGCGGCGCCAGGTGGTGCCCACGCGCGCCGCGCTGCCAACGGTGAAGGGGCATCCGAAGCCGCAGCCAGAGATGCCACAGGTGCGGGCGGCGGCGTTGGCGGTGGCGGACGCCTGGGACGCGGCCGAGGCTCGGCTGACGGAGCTGGACAGCAAGGCGGGGGATGGGGACCTGGGCTTGAGCCTGGCGCGTGGCGCGGCGGCGATCCGCGCGTTGCCGGAGGGGGCGTGGGCCACGCCGTCGGGTGCGTTGACGGAGCTGGGACAGGCGTTGCGCCGGGCCATTGGTGGCAGCTCCGGGCCGTTCTACGCGACGGCGCTGCTGCGTGCGGCGCGCTTCCTGGCGAGCAAGCCGTCGGACGCAGCGGCCTGGGCGAAGGCGTTCGAAGTGGGTGTGGAAGCGGTATCGGAGCTGGGCGGGGCGAAGCCGGGAGACCGGACGATGGTGGATGCGCTGCACCCGGCGGCGGTGTCGCTCGTGCGCGCGGTCCGGGAGGGGAAGATGCTGGGGGAGGCGTGGGCGGAGGCGACGCACGCGGCGGAGCAGGGCGCGGAGGCGACCGCGAGCATGTCGCCGCGACTGGGCCGGGCCAGCTACCTGGGTGAGCGCGCGAAGGGGGTTCCGGACGCGGGGGCGGTGGCGGTCGTGATCTGGATGAAGGCGCTGGGTGTGCGCGCGGGGTGACGCGGATCAGGCTTCGTGGTCGGGCAGGAGCGTGAGGAGGAGTGCGTCGTCGGGGTCGAGTGGGCGCCAGCCGGGTGGCGGCGGGTGCGCGCGTAGCGCCGCCATGAGCTGATCCGCACGCTGCTGGTGGGACTCTGGCGTGTAACCGCTCCAACGGCCGAGCGCCTTGGCGACCGCGAACCGTGACGCATCATCCGTCACGGCTGGCCAGCCTTGGGGAAGGCTTTGCGAAAGCATGCGCACGAGTATGCCGCGTACAAACCGAGTGACATGGTTGCGCTGCTCTGCCTCGGCGAACAGCCCGCTCAGGATCTGGGCACCTGCGATGTCGCCCTTTCCCAAATCCTCTGCCAGTTCCACCAGCGAAGCAGTGGGGCGCGCATCGGCGAAGGCAGTGAGCGAATCGTAACCGCGCTCGCGAACCTGCTCGCAGAGACGTGCCTTCCAGTCGCCACGCCAGGAGCGTCCGTCGGTCATCGTTGCCCTCCGACAAGAAGCGAAGCTGGAGTTGCTCCGCGAAGATCACGCCTCATCGTCTGGAAGAATCATGAGGAGCAATTCGTCATCTGGACCGAGCGGGTGCCAGCCGGGCGGAGGAGGTGACGCGAGAAGTGAGTCACCTGCCCGGGTGACGCGCGCCTCGTGGGTCTCTGGCGTGAAGGCGCCCAAGCGGGCAATCAGCTTGATCACCTGGAACCGGGTCGCCTCATCCGTGATGACGGGCCAGCCCTCGGGAAAATCCCCTGCCAACTCGCGCGCGAAGACATCGCGCAGAAGGCGAGTCACCTGCCGACGGTGCGCCGCCTCGGAGAGCAGACCGTGGAAGACCTGAATCACGGCAACATCGTCCTTGCCGAGTTCCGATGCGAGCTTCTGCAAGGGAACGGTGGGACGCGAGTTGGCGAAGTCCGAGAGCGAGGTGTGACCGCGTTCGCGGACTCGCTCATAGAGTCGAACCTTCCAGTTTCCCTGCCACGAGCGTCCGTCGGTCATCGCCGTCTCGAGGGAACGAAGCGCACCGGAATGTCGTAGATGTTCATGTACTGCGCCACGATGTCCAGGACCTCGTTTCGCGTCAACGTCTGGCCAAAACGGGTTTCCGCTTTGCGGAGTTCACTCATGATCAATTGGTTCCACTCCCTGGGCCACAGGCGTCCCAGCCTCCAGTCGCCGCCGCCGTGAATCGCTTCGTGGTGTGACTGCTCCAGCCGGACGCAGAACTGGTCGATGCTCATCTCGCCCGTGAACCCGCGCTTCTCGAACCACTCGCGATGCTCCTGCGGCAGGACGTGGTGCTTCGGTGCGCTGGACATCCCGGCTCCGGCCCTGCCGGTCTCGTGCATGGCGCGGACTTCTGGACTGTCTCCCAGCGCCTCGCGCACTCCCTTGGGCAGGTCCTGCTTTGCCTGCGCCATCAGCACCTGACCCGCGTGGATCCGGACCGCCGCGCCGACGACGGGCGCGGAGATGACGCCCGCCTGCACCAGCCTGCGCATCCGCTCGACCCACTCGGCGGTGACGACGATGCGCGAACCGAGCATCACGCCTCCCGAGCCCATCACGAACCCCACACCGAGCGTGACGGGCGCAGCGGGGGGCGGCCTGGGCAGCGTCGCCTTCAGGGCTGATACCAGCGTGACCATTTCGAGGAACTGGGCCGCCGCGACGACCCGCCCGCCGCGCTCCATTGCTACGCGTGCGTCTTCCTGGATGGTCTGAAACTCTCGGCTGAGTTGCCCCATCAGTTCGGGCATCGCGGTCGCCGTAGCCTGCACCTTGTCGGAGTCCATCGACGCGAGCGACGTCATGGCGGGCTCGATCCGTTTCCGCACACGGTCCAGGTCCACGAACAGCCGCTCGACTCCGTAAAAGGGGCACTCCTGCTGAATGACCTCCGCGAGCCGCAGGAAGTCGAGCCACGTGGCCAGAAGCATCGCTCCTGACATGACAGCCTCGATGCGCGGACCTGTCAGGCGGAGGATTCCTGCTCGCATGTCCTCGTCCTCGATCGTCTCCGATGCGTCCGCGAGCGAGGTGACTCTCGCCGTCGCGCCCCGCAGCCATGGCACCTGGATGGAGCCGTAGTCGGTGTAACGGGTGAAGATACCGTCGGAACCTCCCAGGCCCTTCGTGTTCGCAGCGAGCCTGGGGAGCGTCCGGGCGACGCCATCCACGGTGTCCTTCACCTCCCCAAGGACTTCGATGACGGCCTGATGGGTGAGGGGCGCGGACGGTTGACCGCCTCTCCGGAGCCGCGTGTCAGGGGCGCGCCGACGCTCCGGCGAGTCCGTTGGTGCGAAGGCCGCCCTCTGGCGAAGCACATGCGAACCACTATGGCGCTCGGGCGCCTCCACGCTCGCGCATCCTGAAACAATCAAGACCGCGCACAGCGCCAAGACCCCTTCGCGCATGAGTTCCTCTCCAGGGGGCGCAAACCCTTGCGACGCATTGGCAGACCCACCACGTTAGCGGAGGACGCCAGGTCTGGAGGCCGGATGAAAGACTCACGCAAGGATGGGATGAAGAACCCGACACCCCGCTCTCCACAACAAGGGGGAATGGGGAGGGCCGACACCCAGGCAATGGGCGGCAAGGCTGCCACCAGTCAGGGGAGCTCGATGCCAGGCGCCATGGGTGGAAGCTCGGCAGGTGCCATGGGCGGTGGCATGGCCACGGGAGCCGCGCCAGGAATGCGGGCGATGAGCCCCTCCACCGGCAATGGCGCTGGCAAGGGTGGGCATGGCGGTATGGGTCCCCGGGACGGCCCGCCGAGGCCCCTGCGCAAGTGCGGCACCATGGATGTTCATCGCCGCCTCCTCAGCACCCTTCCCGATTACGTCAAGGCACGAGACCGCATCGAGAACCTGGTGCTGGCCTTTCAGCGCGGACAACGAAAACAGGAGCGCCAGGGCGTCGTCCAGATTCCTGTCGTGGTCCATGTCGTCTGGAATACCGCGCAGCAGAATATCTCTGACGCGCAGATCCAGAGCCAGATGGACGTGCTCAACCTGGACTTCCGGGAGAAAAACCCAGACATCTCACAGGTCCCCGCGGCATTTCAGGGCCTGATCGCTGACGCGAGGGTGGAGTTCTTCCTGGCCTCGCGCGCACCGGATGGTGGTCCCACCCAGGGAATCACGCGGACCCAGACGAACACCGCGTCCTTCCAGAGTGACGACCGGGTCAAGTCACAGGCAACGGGCGGAGCCGACCCATGGCCTGCCGACAGGTACCTCAACCTCTGGGTCTGCAATCTCGCGGGCGGACTCCTGGGATATGCCCAGTTTCCTGGAGGGCCAGCCGCCACCGACGGCGTTGTCATCACCTACACCGCCTTCGGTACGACAGGGACGGCGGCGGCTCCCTTCAATCTCGGGCGCACGACGACGCATGAGATTGGCCACTGGTTCAATATGTATCATATCTGGGGAGATGACGGGACCGGCTGCAAAGGGTCGGATGAGGTCCTCGACACTCCGAACCAGGCGGGGCCGAACACGGGCGTCCCGAACTTCCCGTGCATCAGCTGCAACAATGGACCGAATGGCGACATGTTCATGAACTACATGGACTATGTCGACGACCTCAGCATGGTGATGTTCTCGCTGGGGCAGGTTGAACGGTTGGATGCCTGCCTTGATGGACCCCGACAGTCGTTCGTCACCGCGTCGGTTCCGCGGATCACTCCCGCCGGGCCCATCGTGTCGTGGGGCACCGACCGGCTCGACATCTTCGTGCAGGGAATGGATTCGGCGCTGTACCACAAGGCCTGGGACGGCACGGCCTGGAGCCCTTCCTTGACGGATTACGAGTCCCTGGGCGGCAGATGCAAGAGCCTCGCGGAGGTCGCATCGTGGGGCCCGGACCGGCTCGACGTCTTCGTGCTGGGAATGGACTCGGCGCTGTATCACAAGGCCTGGGACGGCACGGCCTGGTGGCCGACGCCCACCGACTGGGAGGGATTGGGCGGCCTGTGCGGGAGTCCTCCAAGGGCCTGCTCCTGGGGACCGGACCGGCTGGATGTCTTCGTGCTGGGAGCGGACTCGGCGCTGTACCACAAGGCCTGGGATGGGACTGCCTGGAGGCCATCGCCCACCGACTGGGAGGGATTGGGCGGCGTGTGCGGGAGTCCTCCGGCGGCGGTTTGCTGGGGCCCGGACCGGATCGACATCTTCGTGCTGGGAATGGACTCGGCGCTGTACCACAAGGCCTGGGACGGGACTGCCTGGAGGCCGTCGCTCACCGACTGGGAGGGGCTGGGCGGCCTGTGCGCGAGTCCTCCGACAGCGGTCTCCTGGGGCCCGGACCGGCTGGACGTCTTCGTGCTGGGAACGGACTCGGTGCTGTACCACAAGGCCTGGGACGGGACTGCCTGGTTGCCGTCACCCACCGACTGGGAGTCGTTGGGCGGCCTGTGCGCGAGCGCCCCGTCGGTGGTCTCCTGGGGCTCGGGCCGGCTCGATGTCTTCATGCTGGGAACGGACTCGGCCGTGTATCACAAGGCCTGGGATGGCAATGCCTGGTGGCCGTCACCCACTGACTGGGAGTCGCTGGGCGGTCTGTGCGCGAGTCCTCCCAAGGCGGTTTCCTGGGGGCCGGACCGGCTGGACATCTTCGTGTTGGGAACGGACTCGGCGCTGTACCACAAGGCCTGGGATGGCAATGCCTGGTGGCCGTCACTCACCGGCTGGGAGTCGCTGGGCGGCACCCTCACGACCTTGCGTGAAGGCGTCATGGCGGCACCCCTGCCGTTGCCGCAGGCGGCGCGTGACATCCGTCCCACGAGCGCGGGCATTCACGGGCGCGCATGAGCTCGCTGCCAACATCTCTCTTCCGCCGCTGGGGGCACTCCTTCGAGGAGGATGCCCCCGGGGCGGCGGTGTACAGGCCGACGGACTACGCGTTTCCGCGGGCACGTGGCCGCGGCGGCATCGAGTTCAGGCCCGATGGATCATTCATCGAGTGGGCCATCGGCCGGGGGGACGCCGCGCAGCCCATCCGGGGCAGCTGGACAGAAGAGGGGAATGGTCGCCTTCGGATCCACTTCGACGGAGACGTCCAGCCAGCCCAGACGTTGGACGTCCTGGAGGTCAATGACTCCATCCTGCGGTTGAAGCAACGGGGGGCGTAGGCCTATCCGGGAAGCCGTGCAGGCGAAATGCGACGCGCGGGACGCCGGGCAGGAAGCACGTCGATGAGCGACTGGGCCTCTTGCCAGCCCACGCTGGGCAGGACGACGTGGGAGCCCGCCACGTCGATGCGCACGTGTCCAATACCGTAGCCTCGCTCCAGTGGCCCCTGTATCGCGCGGGCAGACTGGATGCGGGAGCGCTGCACCACTGTCGTGCGCCTGCGCCAGAAGCCCTGTCGCACCACCACCAGGGCTTCCGTGATGAGCCATCCCTGGAAGCGCCAGTCGAACCAGGCGCCCAGCAACTGCGCGGGCAGCAGCAGCCATGCCACCGCGCCCCATGCTCCCCAGAACCAGGTCGCTGGCGCCGCCACCAACACGCTCAGGCCCACCGCGCGGACGCGTGCCCGCAGGAGTGCCTTGGGATGCGCTCGCTGGAATGGCATCGCATCAGGCAGCTCAGGCACGAACTCCCGCAGCAACTCCGGCATGCGCGCCGTGGGCACCACCGGCACCAACAGCTCCGCGCGGTCCGAGGCCTCCTTGCCCGTGCGGACGCCCGCCGTCTCCACCTCCACCGAACCGAAGCCCAGCGTGCGGCGCAGGAGCGGTTCATCCAGCACCACCTGCTGGATGCGCGCCCGCCGCACCGTCACCTGCCGGCGGGTGATCAGCCCTCCCACCGCTCGCAGGTGCGTGCCCGTGTCCACCAGACGGAAGCCGTGGAACTGCAACACGGCTCGCGCGCCACTCACCAGCCACAGGCCGAACAACCCCGCGAGCGCCGCCACCGTCGCGGCCAGCCAGCCCATGCCCGGCGCCGCCACTGCGTCCCAGTGCGCCTCCATCCACGGCAGCAGCAGCTTGTGGAAGGTCTCGGTGATTTCATGCAACGCGCCCATCACCACCGCGATGACGCCCAACCCCAGCGCGGTCGCGCCGTAGAGCAGCAGGCCTCCCAGGTGGGCTTCGGAGAGCACGCGTTCCTCCTGCCCGGCTTCGCCGGGCAGGAGCACCGTCGCCGTGCCTCCGCCTCGCACGGTCTGGAGTGCGTGGATCAACGCCTGTGCCTCCTCCGGCGTCAGTCCTCGCAGATGGCCGTCCGCCTTGCCTCCGGAGGCTGTCTCCACCTTCACCTCCACCAGCCCGAGCAGCTTCGACACGAAGGGCTGCAAGACCTCCGTGTTCTGCACCCGCGCGGCTTCGATGAAACGTGAGGTGCGCGTGAAGACGCCGGACCGGATCTCCAGCTGGGCATCCACCACGCGGTAGCTCGTCGTGGCCACTTCATAGAGCATGGCCGCGAGCAGCAGCACGGCCATGCTCAGCACGATCACCCAGAGGACCACCGGCAAGCCGCGCTCACCCGCGAAGTACGTGGGCAACAGCGCGCCGAGGAGCATGCGGCCAATCGTCCCCGACAGGGGCACCAACGCCGCGAGCGGCGCCTTCGCGCTCAGCCGCTTCCAGGACACCTCCTCCGGTGCGGCTAGCGCCACCGGCTCAAACGACATCGTCGGCCTCGCGGCGCACCAATCGCTCACGCAGGGCGTCCGCGGTCTCCCGCGTCAATCCGGGAATCTCACCGTCCGCGCCACTGCCCGCGGCCGTGTAGATCTGCAGGCGCGCGAGCCCCAGTGACCGCTCGATGGGGCCTTGGTGCACGTCCACGTGCTGGATGCGCCCGGCGGGGATGGACACCACTTCGTGCAGGAGCACGCCGTGGGAGATGACCAGGTCGTGCTCGCGCAGCGCCCAGCCCCAGCGCTCATGCGCGCGTTGCGGATACCACGACGTCAACACGCTCAATCCCAGCACCACCGCGCACGGCAACAGGAACGGCCAGTGCTCGTTGCCAGCGAAGCTCAACCCCAGCGCCACGGCGAACGCGATTCCACCGTAGATGCCCATGCGCAGGAGCGCCCGGATGCGGAACAACGTGAGCGCTCCACGAGGAAGGCGTTCCAGCGTCGGCAGAGGGGCGGTCATGGGGAGCCTCCGAGGGGACCGCGAATGTACTCCATCAAGCCTGTAAAGCTGAACAGGGCTTCAAGTTCTTCCGGGTTGATGTGTCAGCGCACTCGCTACGGCGCCTGACGCAGGCCGAACGCGGCGCGGTGCGGATCCTCACACGGGGCGACGCGTGTTCCATCGGGCATGACGTGCGTGCCGTTGGCCACGAGCCCTCCACCTTCGACGACCGCCGCGAGCGCCCGGTCCAGGTCGTCGACAGCGAAGTAGAAGAGCCAGTGCGGATGGATGTGCGGGAGGCGCGCGGTGCTGCAGGCCGCCCCCACGCTGCGCCCGTCGTCCCGCCACGTGAACTGCTGATACGTCCCGACCTCAGGAGACAATTGGAGTGCTTCCGTGGGACGCCAGCCGAACAGGTCGCGGTAATGGGCGAAGGCGCGGGCCTGGTCGGCCGTGTGCAACTCGTGCCACGCCAGCTCCGCGTGTGTGTCTCGTCCGGTCCGTGAGGTCAGGGCGACGACCGCGCCCAGTGGATCCCGCAGCACGGTGGAAGCGACACCCTCCGCGGACCTCCGGGGCGGCCCGAGCCGCTCCGCGCCGAGCGCGACGAAGCGCTCCACGGAGGACTCCAGGTCGGGAACGTGGATGTGTCCCAGCCAGTGACCTGGTGCACCACGGGCGGCGGCGGCTTCGGGCAGCAAGGAGACTTCCCACGCGACGTCCGTCCCCAACACGGTCGAGTAGAAGCGCCGCGCCTCGTCGGGCCTGGGGGAGCGCAACTCGTACCAGCAGAAGCCGTTCTTCATCGGGCTTCTCGTAGTGGACGGGCCCGGAGGAGTAAAGCCGTGCTCAGCTGGGGGCGCTGGCGGTGTCCTGGGAGAGCACCTCACGGAGTTCATCGATGCTGACGGAGAGGAGCACGGTGTCACTCACCGAATGCACCAGTCGCGTCGGCACGTAGATGCGCCCCGCGTGGAAGTAGTTCCAGTAGACGCCGAACTGCTCGGAAGCTTCCGAAGTCAACTTCACCTGGATGGAGTCGATCTTCCAGGTCTCGCTGTCGATGGACAGGGTCTCCACGTTCCCGAGCACCTGTCCTCCGGCCGCGACGACCACGCGGCCCTGGACGACGCTTTC comes from the Corallococcus exiguus genome and includes:
- a CDS encoding DUF2380 domain-containing protein, coding for MREGVLALCAVLIVSGCASVEAPERHSGSHVLRQRAAFAPTDSPERRRAPDTRLRRGGQPSAPLTHQAVIEVLGEVKDTVDGVARTLPRLAANTKGLGGSDGIFTRYTDYGSIQVPWLRGATARVTSLADASETIEDEDMRAGILRLTGPRIEAVMSGAMLLATWLDFLRLAEVIQQECPFYGVERLFVDLDRVRKRIEPAMTSLASMDSDKVQATATAMPELMGQLSREFQTIQEDARVAMERGGRVVAAAQFLEMVTLVSALKATLPRPPPAAPVTLGVGFVMGSGGVMLGSRIVVTAEWVERMRRLVQAGVISAPVVGAAVRIHAGQVLMAQAKQDLPKGVREALGDSPEVRAMHETGRAGAGMSSAPKHHVLPQEHREWFEKRGFTGEMSIDQFCVRLEQSHHEAIHGGGDWRLGRLWPREWNQLIMSELRKAETRFGQTLTRNEVLDIVAQYMNIYDIPVRFVPSRRR
- a CDS encoding NUDIX hydrolase encodes the protein MTDGRSWQGNWKVRLYERVRERGHTSLSDFANSRPTVPLQKLASELGKDDVAVIQVFHGLLSEAAHRRQVTRLLRDVFARELAGDFPEGWPVITDEATRFQVIKLIARLGAFTPETHEARVTRAGDSLLASPPPPGWHPLGPDDELLLMILPDDEA
- a CDS encoding zinc metalloprotease: MSPSTGNGAGKGGHGGMGPRDGPPRPLRKCGTMDVHRRLLSTLPDYVKARDRIENLVLAFQRGQRKQERQGVVQIPVVVHVVWNTAQQNISDAQIQSQMDVLNLDFREKNPDISQVPAAFQGLIADARVEFFLASRAPDGGPTQGITRTQTNTASFQSDDRVKSQATGGADPWPADRYLNLWVCNLAGGLLGYAQFPGGPAATDGVVITYTAFGTTGTAAAPFNLGRTTTHEIGHWFNMYHIWGDDGTGCKGSDEVLDTPNQAGPNTGVPNFPCISCNNGPNGDMFMNYMDYVDDLSMVMFSLGQVERLDACLDGPRQSFVTASVPRITPAGPIVSWGTDRLDIFVQGMDSALYHKAWDGTAWSPSLTDYESLGGRCKSLAEVASWGPDRLDVFVLGMDSALYHKAWDGTAWWPTPTDWEGLGGLCGSPPRACSWGPDRLDVFVLGADSALYHKAWDGTAWRPSPTDWEGLGGVCGSPPAAVCWGPDRIDIFVLGMDSALYHKAWDGTAWRPSLTDWEGLGGLCASPPTAVSWGPDRLDVFVLGTDSVLYHKAWDGTAWLPSPTDWESLGGLCASAPSVVSWGSGRLDVFMLGTDSAVYHKAWDGNAWWPSPTDWESLGGLCASPPKAVSWGPDRLDIFVLGTDSALYHKAWDGNAWWPSLTGWESLGGTLTTLREGVMAAPLPLPQAARDIRPTSAGIHGRA
- a CDS encoding PRC-barrel domain containing protein, with the translated sequence MQFAESVVQGRVVVAAGGQVLGNVETLSIDSETWKIDSIQVKLTSEASEQFGVYWNYFHAGRIYVPTRLVHSVSDTVLLSVSIDELREVLSQDTASAPS
- a CDS encoding PH domain-containing protein → MSFEPVALAAPEEVSWKRLSAKAPLAALVPLSGTIGRMLLGALLPTYFAGERGLPVVLWVIVLSMAVLLLAAMLYEVATTSYRVVDAQLEIRSGVFTRTSRFIEAARVQNTEVLQPFVSKLLGLVEVKVETASGGKADGHLRGLTPEEAQALIHALQTVRGGGTATVLLPGEAGQEERVLSEAHLGGLLLYGATALGLGVIAVVMGALHEITETFHKLLLPWMEAHWDAVAAPGMGWLAATVAALAGLFGLWLVSGARAVLQFHGFRLVDTGTHLRAVGGLITRRQVTVRRARIQQVVLDEPLLRRTLGFGSVEVETAGVRTGKEASDRAELLVPVVPTARMPELLREFVPELPDAMPFQRAHPKALLRARVRAVGLSVLVAAPATWFWGAWGAVAWLLLPAQLLGAWFDWRFQGWLITEALVVVRQGFWRRRTTVVQRSRIQSARAIQGPLERGYGIGHVRIDVAGSHVVLPSVGWQEAQSLIDVLPARRPARRISPARLPG
- a CDS encoding NUDIX hydrolase, producing the protein MTDGRSWRGDWKARLCEQVRERGYDSLTAFADARPTASLVELAEDLGKGDIAGAQILSGLFAEAEQRNHVTRFVRGILVRMLSQSLPQGWPAVTDDASRFAVAKALGRWSGYTPESHQQRADQLMAALRAHPPPPGWRPLDPDDALLLTLLPDHEA
- a CDS encoding PH domain-containing protein; translation: MTAPLPTLERLPRGALTLFRIRALLRMGIYGGIAFAVALGLSFAGNEHWPFLLPCAVVLGLSVLTSWYPQRAHERWGWALREHDLVISHGVLLHEVVSIPAGRIQHVDVHQGPIERSLGLARLQIYTAAGSGADGEIPGLTRETADALRERLVRREADDVV
- a CDS encoding dihydroxyacetone kinase family protein, with protein sequence MKKLVNAPRAVVQEMLEGFVALAPGQALLEGETVVVRADVPAALGARKVAVLSGGGSGHEPAHAGYVGTGMLHAAVAGDVFTSPSTDAVLAAIRAVAGTAGALLIVKNYTGDRLNFGLAAELARAEGIPTEVVVVADDVALRDTVEPERRRGIAGVVLVHKVAGAAAAAGASLAEVAREASEAAAALGSMGVALGPCTVPAAGRPGFTLGEGEVELGLGIHGEQGVRRVALQPADVLADTLLSTIVEDRKVARGDRVALMVNGLGGTPPMELAIVTRRALAFLAERGVTVERAWQGTFLSALEMPGCSLTLLKVDDSRLARLDAPTEAPAWPGRGQVVTRRQVVPTRAALPTVKGHPKPQPEMPQVRAAALAVADAWDAAEARLTELDSKAGDGDLGLSLARGAAAIRALPEGAWATPSGALTELGQALRRAIGGSSGPFYATALLRAARFLASKPSDAAAWAKAFEVGVEAVSELGGAKPGDRTMVDALHPAAVSLVRAVREGKMLGEAWAEATHAAEQGAEATASMSPRLGRASYLGERAKGVPDAGAVAVVIWMKALGVRAG
- a CDS encoding VOC family protein translates to MKNGFCWYELRSPRPDEARRFYSTVLGTDVAWEVSLLPEAAAARGAPGHWLGHIHVPDLESSVERFVALGAERLGPPRRSAEGVASTVLRDPLGAVVALTSRTGRDTHAELAWHELHTADQARAFAHYRDLFGWRPTEALQLSPEVGTYQQFTWRDDGRSVGAACSTARLPHIHPHWLFYFAVDDLDRALAAVVEGGGLVANGTHVMPDGTRVAPCEDPHRAAFGLRQAP